Genomic window (Diorhabda carinulata isolate Delta chromosome 11, icDioCari1.1, whole genome shotgun sequence):
CCAAATAAACCTTAATTGTGGTTTACAGGTTCTATATTGTGAACATAACCTAACAAAAgattatataaatcaaaagtGGGTTTTCTGGgttttttagtattttgaatGAATCCACTTTGGTTAGTTtggaaaaatggataaaaaacaaattcctGACTTAATAAATAATTGCTTTTTGACGAAAAAAACACTATTAAACACAAAGTTTGATTCGATAAATATTATTCGGATTTTGTTCCAGAAAAATGAAACGTTGGTAGTTTACTAAATTTAAATGAGGACATCAAAAAAGTGCAcgaaacaaattcaaataaccGTAACGTAGAGCTTTTTGGGACAGCTGAGACCCTAAGATATCAAAGGAACGTGTTGGAATTTGGATATGCGGACACTCTGTTCAAAGTGAGTACAAAAATGGATCATTCTGAGCTGAGAATTTCACACCGAAGTCTAATCGACAGTTAACACGTGATGAATTGACTTAAAAGCGCGAAAGGATACAAAATTCGGCAtcaatattttgggatgcgGATGGTataatatttaacgaattaacgaaaattaaaaaaaaaaatggaaaagcgATAACAGCGAATATTACTTAGTgttattgaagaagaaaaaagtcaaTGCACAAATCAATGGAAGCAAtgagaaaatttcataaattaggCTTGGAATTGATTCCGCATCCACCGTATTCTTCAGATCTAGCCCACAGCGACATCGAAGTCAActatattgaattgaattataaagaaatattttcaatactagtCTACGATATTTTCAGTCCACTTGTTATATAATCGcgtattaacaaaaaaaaatctaaccTGTATCAACGCACTGCATGGGTTGTCCAGTAAGGGTATTCCAGAATCGTATACATCTATCCGCCGTTCCGCCTCCGGACGCTAACAATCCATGGTGATGTGGAGACCATGCTATAGCTTTAACTGCAGCTAAATGATCCGTATACGTTTGTACAGGTGATAACGATTGCATATTCCAAACGTACAATCTGTTATCGTTGCCACCGGACGCCAGATATTGGTTATCCGGAGACCATTTTAATCCGCAGACTTCTTGTCGATGGCCAACTAGGCGTCGTTCTATTACGTTAGCTGGAATGAGAATTTTTATGTCAAATGAAAATGGTTTAAGCGGAATAAAGAATAAAAACcgaaataatatattcatttcacGAAACAATAACCAATTGCATAGGtctattttatcacaatatgctattcattcttgtgttacaacaaaaatttttcctGTCGACCAGTGGGAAGCTATACTCATTTAAATATACGACTAATTTGATAAATGTAAATCATCTCAATACTTTAGCTGATTAGTACAAggaataaaaaacaatgaaaattatagtAATTTAATGAGGCGCACGTGAGCTGCCGCTATCTAACAATACCCCCACTTCTATAAGTGTATAGCTTATTAATATGCTATAGTAACACGTAATAATCACTGAAAATAATCTGCTTAAAAAACGGATTTAAAATGATACTTAATTTTTATGGTTGCCTAAAGCCGGATCCCTTcgtagaaatttttatgttctaAAATTTGATTAGTGTCTATGCAACTGTTTTCATAATTTAGAGATTcaattatttactatttacaTAAGTTTTTACTGAACATATTCAAAACGTGAAGTTAtaatgatatacagggtgttccaagACTGTGACTTCAGGACTTCATTTTTCAACAGGCACCTCGATGTACAAGGCCTTTTAAATGAATCCCTACCTCAGCGTTGGATTGGTCGCAAACGAAATGAAGACCTGGCTCTACACTTCTGGCCACCGAGATCTCCTGATCTCACTCCATGTGACTATTTATTGTGGGGTTATGTTAAGCAAGCTGTTTCCGTCCCGCCTCTACCAACAACTCTTAACGATCTGCGGAGCCGTATCTCTGCTGCCGTGAACTCAGTCACAGCAGATACATTTGCTCGTGTATGGGATGAGTTTGGCTACTTTGAAACTTCCTCTTttcattggtataaaaattattcatgtagcaTTTGTATTTTAGTAAgtacgaatttttaaaaatgggtccATCATTTAGAATAACCTTGTacttaatttgaatatttatcaataagCAAAGTCCCTCGGAGTCcctgtataaatttatttatattcatacaaACATGTGTATGTTGTATATCAGGTCAGCCAAACAAAAGTGATTACTAGAATAGAATAATTGCAATAATTAAATAGTTCAGATAACAAACATAACTTGTGTGAATGCAGAATGCAagcaaataattttatcattttagaTACGCGAGAGCTTGTTCAGCAATATCGATTATATCAAATCAATTGGTAAACAAGACTGAAACAAACATCTATTATTGTTGTAcgagtaaaaaatataatattagtataCAGGTAGgttttaattgaaaagtgaaaaatgttattattcgCACCTATCGATATTTCCGTTAAGCAATCTCACGATATTGCTAATACGGTTTCGAACAACCAAATGGAATAAACTCGTTAACAAATGAATGAGGGCGTGTTGGGAAAAACGCTTCGAcacgtcgatttttatttaatacgcatttaaaaaatttacagCGTGTATCATGTACCAGTTGCCAATAccaaatttctcattttaaatGCAActccctgtatattatttactttttagaGTCTTTAGACGATTACACCCTAACACTGTTTGTCGTCTACTATTATGAATGAAACGTTGTCATCAGTGTTCCCAACTCTCAAAGATTCACCTCCCTAAAGCCCCAATCAAAGACCCCTAAAATCCCCACAACTACTACATATTCtccccaaaaaattttattattctcattttatattatttataaagtatttctaaataaatttcattaaaaataataaagtatcattaaacaaataaaaaatttcaattttaacatttttgcgGATGGTTGTTCATGATCCACCATTCCGTTGCAGCgtaatcatattttgtaatatttcacTAGATATTATGTTCTTTACAATGTTATGAAAATCCTTAAAAATATCCTTTCCCCCTAAATTTGGGGGAAAACCCTAAGTTGGGAGCCCTGGTTATCGTTCGACGACCGCTGACGCTACGCCTGGCGTTCAGACGTCGATCTAAACGTTTACGCTCAAGTCGGACGCCGCATACAGAATTTAATAGGAGACCGAGGCATAAGGGGAAACCATATCAGCGTTTCTTTTtactaatataaattttaaaaaaatcaacagaaagtAGATATAAGTCTCTTTGCGTTAACTGGATGAATACTTCCTTTACTTCCTGAATACCTAGAGACAATAATTGCCTACAGTTCTTTATCTTCCATGGTTTGATCTGAACTGAAGTAGAAAAACGCTTAAGCGTGGTCATGTGCAAAGAATTTAAAAAGCGAGCAGATCGCCACGTTCGTATCGCCGCGAACAAGACGCAAGCATGAACGTAGCCTTAAATGGCCAGATTAAGGTCTCAGTCTCCTATTGAATGCTATATGTGGCGTCCTACCTGAGCGTAAACGTTCCGATGGACGTCTGAACGCCGGGCACACCGTCAGTCCCaatatttgtgtttataaatattatttttatgttccttGTTActgattcaataaataattcctCTTCTTATCGAATGCCCACATTTTGTGCTGACGTTTGAATGGCGCCTAGGGTGTGACGTTGTACGCGACCGACGGCGTTTATATGGCACCATAGCCTTAGCAAGTTCTCGTCTGTCCGCATGACAGTAGTGATCAGTGTCAGTACTATTGTGGTTCATGTATAAGAAATGCACATAACGAAATAGTTAGAGATATTAGATATACCTCAATAACACAAATGGAAGTTACGCGATTATTTCAtggaaaatttacaaatttgcCGCATTTATCCCAAGTAACAACTAGCAAAATCGAAAAGCTCTTTGGAGAGTTTGGTCActtacaatagaaaaaaaaaatagttgctAATGCATTAAGTGATAATACGAAATTAGATACTCGGCTTAAGTTTCATGCTCCACTGTTCAACGTTAGCCACAcacgaatttttcatttattgaaggaaaataaaatgtatcCCTATCAAATGATACCAACTCAGGAGAACATGGAAGAagattttgatatgaaaacgtatttttgtgaacaaaagataaaaatgtAATCTAATTAGAAGATGTATTGTTTTCATGGTCATTGTGAAGTTCCTACCATTACCAAATCAATGTCTGTCAGTATCTGAATCAAATTTTCCCAAATCGGTGGATAAAGAGGAGTGGATCGATGGAATATCCGGCACATCCTCCTGATCTGACCCTATTAGACTTCTAATTGAGGAGAATATCAAAAGCTGGGATATGTGTTGTTTTCTGATGAGAGCACATTCACGTTCATGTTAATTGTCAAAATTGCCACAATTAGTCATATGAGGAAAGAACATATGCAATATCGTgaaaaagttaatgtttggacaggaattgttggaaatttttcattgatagCAACTTGaatgaagataaatatttagaactGCTCCTCGTGCCAACTTAGACAACAGAATATAAGACAAACTTATATTCTGATTCATCAAAACAACAAGTTCCTGCGAATATAATATGGTTTCAGTGAGATGGAACACCTCGCCATTTACTAATCAATGTTCGGCAGTACCTaaaccaaattttttcaaatctgcgGGTAGGAGGTGCGAATCCATAGAATGGCCAGCACATTGTCCTGACTTGACGTCATTCGACTTCTTTTACATTGTATCACATTGAAATTgatgtttgtttataaaataatcaacaaataaTCACCATTATTTATTAGGTTTTTAGTGTAATGTGGCGAATtggtgaaataattttttttaatctaaattattgtaataaattccAAAACACTTAATATTTCCGAAACGGTTGAGAGTAGGTATAGTACATGGTACTTGAATGGAGTTTTCTgaagaattcaaaaaataaatatattagaagttacatttaaaataagaaagtcGGTAAAATATCGATATGTTCAAGCGTTTTTACCAACCCGCCCTCATTAATGTATTCCAATCGACTGTTCCACACcgtatatttaataaaattttttgacacctccagaaattgttttattttatctttgtcTAATAATTAGATACTATTCCGGAAAAGTATGACCTCTCTTTAGCATAAACGATATATATTAGAAAGTATTGTTGATTTAGCTTTTTATTTGGACATTTGTTTAGCATTATTaacctgattttttttttcagttactCTCACCGAATTATACggaattaaaacattatttcgACTAACCTATATTTTGTAGTCGACATCCCATTTCAACACAGAAAGTCATGTCAACGTCAAAATCAGTCGATTTTGATCCTTTTACCATAAACAAGGGACTTAAAGTCCTTCTGAACGATGATGTCAATTCTCAGTTCAGTTTCAAGTCGAACTGTCAGTTTTCCCTAGGtgtaaaaagataaaaaactgaaaggAAATACAAACTCAAACGGAGAACTGACGAGATGGCCAGAtctatttgtttcatttcagtTTTAAGAATTCCGTCTGTTATTGGTTTGATTGTACAAATATGTCGAAGGATCGTAGCGGTTTAcgcgatttttcaaaaattaacggATAATTTTACCTAGATTTGGTatgaaaattgagatttttatatattgatatcGTTATTAAATTGGGCAAATATATACATCATGGGGGTTTAAGAGTCCGTTGAACGCAAATATCGCGACAGAATTTATGTACTAGAATCTTATTATTCTGTTCATTTATCTTCGTCGCCtctcatttcattattttcatctgcAGGTTCTTTGGCTCAGCGGGTCAGAAAATTGTATCATTTTTATGGGGACTAAATGGTGGTCTTTTAGTTCCCATCCTcaatcagtgtttatttgttttgctACATCAtgattctttttctttattttcgtcgcttctcatttcattttcttcatctgCAGGTTTTTTGGCTCAGTGGGCCAGACGATTGTGTCATTTTATGCCGACTAAATGCTGGTCTTTTAGTTCCCATCCTcaatcagtgtttatttgttttgctGCATCAtgattctttttctttattttcgtcGCTTcccatttcattttcttcatcagCGTGTTCTTTGGCTCAGTGGGCCAGACGATTGTGTCATTTTATGCCGACTAAATGCTGGTCTTTTAGTTCCCATCCTcaatcagtgtttatttgttttgctGCATCAtgattctttttctttattttcgtcgcttctcatttcattttcttcatctgCGTGTTCTTTGGCTCAGTGGGCCAGACGATTGTGTCATTTTTATGGGAACTAAATGCTGTTCCTTTAGTTCCCATCCTcaatcagtgtttatttgttttgctGCATCAtgattctttttctttattttcgtcgcttctcatttcattttcttcatctgCAGGTTTTTTGGCTCAGTGGGCCAGACGATTGTGTCATTTTATGCCGACTAAATGCTGGTCTTTTAGTTCCCATCCTcaatcagtgtttatttgttttgctGCATCAtgattctttttctttattttcgtcgcttctcatttcattttcttcatctgCGTGTTCTTTGGCTCAGTGGGCCAGACGATTGTGTCATTTTTATGGGGACTAAATGCTGTTCCTTTAGTTCCCATCCTCAATCAGTGGAATTGATGCCACAATGATTTCCGTAAAACCACACTTGCACTTGTAAATAAACTCTTTTCAAGCTTATTGAAATGATATAGGTACCTCGTAGGTAATCCTAGTCGTAATAGTCGTGTTCAGCGATTTTGGAAACCCCCAGGATGTATATATTCGTCCAATTTCGTAACGAAGTTCCAGGGGGTGCCAGGAATCAACGTAGATGTTGATCACCATGGGCATTAGGTTCCTCGTAGTTGCGTGTTGCGATATTCGTGTTAAGCGACGTCGGAAACGCCCTAGAAGCGAAATTGTACTAATTTTGGgcgatatttttcattttgaaagaTGTACTTTCCAAagtgtattttcattttgttgtcAAAGGCTTTCCCGAATCTAATGCACTTTAATCCGTCTTACAGCTCAGAAATTCCTAAATTTGGAGATTGATTTTGgtgttataaagaaaatcaaagaaatattctactgaattattaatataataacgGCATGCGAAATATCTTGTAACAAGATTTGAAACAACAGTACTAATAAAACTATATtgggaaatttataattggcgaCGTTTTATGCATATTTGTGCAGATCTTATTGGTgatatttccatttatattttccGAAGAACGGGTAATagtttcaataacaaattagCAAATACTCTTAGTCATAATTCTATGAGAAATTAGAATTGTAAGTACATCATTATAACCCACGAGTGTAtgattcttataaaaaatagtttctatatGACAATGAATgtaatattggaaattttctatTAGCTAGAGAAAAATATCCATAACACAtcgttatttataaataaagttctGCAGTAAGACTAATAATTAAGTAATTATGATATTTGCAAGAAGATagtgaatttttggaaattttcagttttatctgTATAGATTATTGATCTAATAACAAATTAttcgataaaataatatttcggTACCAATTAGACAATGCGACAACgtaaaatatagtaaataatgaaataacttTGAAGTATACGCTGTATAGTTTCAACCATACAAATATGTATGTAGGTCAACAGActttaacattttaaataagGCCTATCAAACATTTCCTGCCATTTTCCTTTTCTAAGATCAATGGTATTAAAAACatactattaattattttaaacaatgtAAAAGGGTCGAGGAACCTTTTTACTTCTATAGAGCATTACACTCTGTTTCACAAGTAAATACAAGTGGATTTAAAAATGTCGAAAATGGAACGAAATGTATTGTGAAATGTATAGtgaaatgtcaatattttacagtgaagatagtgaatatttcttcatataatTCTATGCGTCTGGTAGTTAATCTTTGGCTGGTTGGCAAAAGATTAAACAACAATGTAAGTTAAAAAAGTACCGAAAAGCTTaatgaaatgttaaaaatttgtcCATGGCTATTAATCTgggagaaaaatttaaaattatctatgAAAAACTAGTGATACAACTCGACCTAAAAAGGCTTGTTCCTATAAGTCGAACATCAAAACCAGAAAGTGGTTGTTGCTTCAAGTTAAATTGCCAAAAAAGGATATGAAATGTTGTCTGTCTCTTCCTATGAACCTTAGGGAAAAACTTGGAATTCCCGATGGAAAACTAGTGACTTATCTCACTCTAAAAAGGCTTGTTCATCAAAATCGAACAACAAGGCCATAGTGAACAAAACCAGAAAGGACTTGTTATCTTAAGTTTGAACAAATGTGTCAAAGAATCTCACGAAATGTTAAAATCTGTCTATGGCCATGATCCTGAAAGAAAAATCTAGACTTCTCGATGGAAAACTAGTGACTCTATTTCACTCTAAAGAGGACTGTTCTTCAAAGACGAACAACCAGATCGTAGTAAGCAAAACCAGAAAGTCTTTCCGACAATACTGGCCTAAAAGTCtctctaaaaagaaaaaaaaaagacacgacaataaaaggaaaatacGGAAATATAAAAAGCGAACTAAAACTGCGAAGTAAATAAAATCATCAGCACAGTgttttcaaaaacataacctcgaaatacAACAGATGATTCGGTCTGTCCATAAcataattaaatggaaaaatactaTGTAATCTAGAAAAACAGGAAGAAATGACTATAAAACACCCAGAAGAAAAATGTATGGGGGCAATATCGTTAAGAAGATGTTGGAAAGCGGCGAAGGAAGATATAAGAGATGAAGAAGAATACAAAAGATgggaaatagatattttttaatactactGATTGCTCTCATTGAAACGTCTGTTAATTAATTTCCATCATGTATTCCATGAATTTGGGATACAATAGGAAAGAGAAGAAGAACTGAAAAAGAAGATACAAACTTATCAGTAGAAGAGGAATGGAAAGAGATTCAAAAAGCGATAGTAGAATCTTTGCCAAGAAAAGAAAAAGCAggaaagaaacgaaaaatgGTTCCATGATGAATGAAAGGCAACTCTCACCGACAgaaagaaagcaaaaaaaaaacagacaaaTATAGACCCAAGAAACAAGCagaaagaagaaattaaagataaatAGAAGACATATGACGACAAGAATAAATTATAGTATAGATAAAGAAGGCATTTGTGTAAGaagcaaaaataattgtctTAGAAATAAATGGagagaaaacaaaatacatagagaaaaaaattaatcgattttaTTGTCTAGAAGTAATAGTAACATCCACAAAGTTAAAAGAGAGAAAACAGactaaaaaatgttgaattataATGATTCTCTACCTATTCTATGGTTCAACTAAAATAACTTACGTGGTGTTCTTGTATCTCTTTGTAAAATCAGTCGATCTCTACTACCGGAACTCAATACGTCTCCATTCCATGCTAACGCTCCGACTCTAGCAGAATGTCCCATCAATTTGTTAACTTGCTTATTGACGGCCACGTCCCATACAGTAACATAACCTAAATGTGTTCCTACAGCTACTAAATGTCCTCGTTCGCTCCAAGCCACCGAGGTAACTACGTTACCATCACTGGATAAATCACACAATCTCGTAACCTGTTaagaaattagtattttttttttattcagcacggcaatttttgatcattttggaaaaaattagtttacCTGGCTTGTACACGCCGACCATAAATAGACACAACTGCCTAAACCGACGCTGAGGACGTTCTGTACAGACCAGTCGACTAGATTCAGATAAAAATCATCTTGGAGTTCAGGAGCGTCTAGGACTTTGAAGGGGATTCTAGATATTTTTCTTGTTGCTTTATGTGGAGATCTGAGAAGCCTTTGACTACTTGTACTGAGGGGGGACAAAGAATATGGACTAGACTGGGCTTTGATAGGAGTTTTTTcattctgaaacaaaaataacgaatttagTTGCGTTCGATCGTAGTTACGAAGCTACTCAAACCTAAACCGTACACAATTTAgaatatacgagggtggttcaaatataaatcgcAATTTGTGAATAAACGCGCGAATTTAGTGTCGTAAAAGTGGATGTTAAGCTTGGGGTGGGGTCTATTTTTGTCGTTCAAAAGTAATATGTTGGTTTTCTTGATACCAATGTCTTGTTTTTGCTTATTAAATATGCCGCTGTTGCTTATACGGGATTGATCAGaccattatttcttttttgcaAAATCCGGATCTTCATTAGTTTTggtaaaaactaatttgaaaataccaaTCGTTTAAAGGGATCGTCAGGATGCAATTCTTGAACAATATCTTGTACCAgacattttttttgtgttattagaACTTTAATTATTATCTATGGGATTGAAACTCCTTTTAGAAACACTTTTCCCACCtatattaaaattgaagaactttttttaaatttaaagattATTCGGTGGATGATActaaaatttttctgttaatatgtggatattaaaaaatttcgactACTGAAAATAcaattacaacaataataaacaaaataaaaatagacacCACCCCAAGTCTAACATCCACTTTTACGACACTAAAATTGCGCGTTTATTCACAAATTCCGATTTATATTTCCAAAAGTCTTCGCCTTGTATCTGAAGAATGAAACTAGTTGGAATATTTCTGTTTGTGGCtttaaaagttttacaaaaaagtgataCGGTGTTGAGAAAACCGTATGTCTATATCTATGTGTCAAATTGTGGAGTTTTCACTCTTCTGAATATTCTGCTATACACAGTGTTATACTTAGTACATGCAAAAGGGAAAACCCACATacatataatgaattttttatcttatttaatatttcataattatgaaaataattaataataaaggaACATTGTATAGGCTGAATACCCTTGGTATCTAGGctaatttgaaactaaaatagAAGTAGATTTAAACGATGGAAGTTACGACACGAGTGATTTATTTCAAGGTTAACAAAGAATAAATGTGCTGTagttcatttattattttaaccctTTATTCTACAGCAATGGATCGGTGTTTCAACAACACATTGATAAGAGGATTGTAAACAAACTACTCCTTCGCTTGTTCCAAATACGTGATATTTTCAAAAcgattgaaatttatttttaaaattagtctattttaaaaatagttctAGCGTAGAATATTGTCTCAAATTTCTGCTTTGTAGGTTAGACCAGTTAGAACAGATGAAGCTTTTCGAAAACGTCGTTACGAAAGAGTCGTTAGCTTTCTTGTGGATAGGGATAGTGACATTTTAATGCAGGATATGAAGGAGTTAGgaatggccctgatataggaaaacTTTCCTCTGCAGAGTTGGAATTGTGGTGGATTATAGTAGGGTAATGGGATATCGACTGGAATAATGGGAGCCTAGAAGTAACGAACCAAATATATCTTCGAAAAGtctgagaaattttttattctttatattaagtaaATGCGTCGTCCATTTGGCTGGTGAACGGGTTCACGTGCAACATCGACGTACgacttaaataaatattgtaactGCATTTAAGTCATCTTTATGAGATGACTCAAACATACGTGTCATCAATTTGAATAAGACTATGACCAACCGCATGTTTAATATCAATAGAAGGCaggatttaaatataaaaattgaaacttcaAACTTTTGTAGATGATTCAAGAGCTCCATCCGGGAAAACGCCTTAATATAACACATATTGATAGTGGCTCAATATTTGTTGAATGAGGTTTAAACACATTATTATGAGGGTATGGATATAGAACgttatgaaaaattgtttccaGTTATTCTAAAATAGAATCAGGATGTGTTATTGTCGTGTAGAACTCTCTATATGACAGCCGACGTTTAAAGCACTTACCAACCACCCAATGGAGATTGGTATTTAAATCAAGGgaccaattttgaaaatcgaattACTAAACTTAATATAGTGCCATAAAGATAAATACGTAGTCTATGCACGCGGCAACACAAGCTTTAGACAAAATTTCAACTTGCTTGCCactcagtcaagttgttttgTGAAGGTCTAAAATTCAGTTTCGTGctgttattttttacaaaagaagGATTAACACTAACACAGGTCAAAAACAGTACGTAAGGGAGATCCTGTTGAGGTGACTacttcaaaaaacaataaattagtggaagaaattgttCTAAGTGGCCGATGTCTAAAAACAATccgccgcatttggctaagaagaaaatgttgtttcatcaagacaatgcatcagctcacactacctcatgcaccctattcgccagatttagccccttcggattattttctgttcccagatttgaaagaatggctcggtggtcaaagattttccaataatgaagagtcagttaatggctattttgaggagcttgatgattgttattataaaaagggtatcgaacttattgaagaTGGCTGGGAAAAATTTATGGAGctgaaaggagattacgttgaaaaataaatatatttttcccaaaatttttgtgttttctttgttggaccaaGTCCTTATTATTGCCACAGGCCTCTGAATCGTCAATTTCTTTTCCTGTTGGATCGACAAAAGTTTACGTGGAAAATATGATTCCATCTATACATTTTgctcaaaataataaaaaaaaaaatgataattttgctATGAAAATCGGTATATTgggttaatataaaaattatatacgaaCTATTCATAAGTTCCGCAACAGagtttattaatttaaacaGAAATAGTATTGTATGTTTTCCCCTAGTtgattacattaaaaaaatccgaaaattatcacttttctaaattcatatcatttatataattaacatacaaattaatatcattattattttattacaaaatataaagcATTGTTTTAGACAATACTgctattaaaaatgttaaatacaatACTGGTTGTTTAAACGCACACACGTCTATTACAGGAACCGAGCCGTTAGCCATTAGTCACTAATAATGAAGGAACTTAACGAACTATATTTGGTCTTTATGGATGTTTAGTGACTCGTGTGACGGGGTAACAAgcattcataaaatatttataagtgttaatttaggaaaaaaatcaactcaGTTAGGAGTTGATGAAAAATCGCTGAAAAATATGACACCTTTACTTCGAATTGACCACTAGGGTCGAACTCAGAAATGACATCTCGAATATTGTTTTGTGatagtgaaaattttgataatttttcaattttaataacgAGAGTGGTAGCGCAGAGCCCTTAATTACcgaaaattaatcaattttattttcagttgtcTCCAAACTATTTGTATCTATCCCTTATAATGCGAATAAAGGTCGAAACCCACTAGCAACACGCCACACCACGCCACGCGACGTCGGTTCACTTGGTACATTGTTGTGTATACATTTGTAACACGCCACGTGACGAGATGCTCATTTTGACTGAGACTGAGAGTTTTGTTCAAAACATTGAAGTGTTGGAGCGCCCATCAATCGGAGCCTCT
Coding sequences:
- the LOC130899320 gene encoding fizzy-related protein homolog codes for the protein MFTNIDERIFRQSKLAVARNLFDVEVPHRLGSYDRFIPYRANNNWETTFATIPDPSKNIQTGKKARETGENVRDSSVYNILLRNELLGENIEDVKSQCDERQALTPVKSRKLFKYGTPTKNEKTPIKAQSSPYSLSPLSTSSQRLLRSPHKATRKISRIPFKVLDAPELQDDFYLNLVDWSVQNVLSVGLGSCVYLWSACTSQVTRLCDLSSDGNVVTSVAWSERGHLVAVGTHLGYVTVWDVAVNKQVNKLMGHSARVGALAWNGDVLSSGSRDRLILQRDTRTPPNVIERRLVGHRQEVCGLKWSPDNQYLASGGNDNRLYVWNMQSLSPVQTYTDHLAAVKAIAWSPHHHGLLASGGGTADRCIRFWNTLTGQPMQCVDTGSQVCNLAWSKHSSELVSTHGYSQNQILVWKYPSLTQVAKLTGHSYRVLYLALSPDGEAIVTGAGDETLRFWNVFSKARSQKETRSVLSLYTGIR